In Flammeovirgaceae bacterium 311, one DNA window encodes the following:
- a CDS encoding transcriptional regulator, laci family protein (COG1609 Transcriptional regulators), producing MKSAQITIKDIAKALKISPSTVSRALKDHPDISPATKQAVRELAQELDYQPNSVALSLRKSRTHTIGVVIPQIVHHFFSTVIAGIEDVANDAGYQVIICQSNESFEREVLSVQALMGSRVDGMLVSVAQDTSDTRHFQNLINKGVPIVFFDRMVDGLEASSVVVDDFGGAYRATEHLIREGRKNIAHFAGPENLMISHSRKEGYLKALDDFGFTANPDYVVNAGLTIEEGGKAMRELLQKGIKPDAIFAANDPLAIGAMKALKEAGYNIPEDVAIIGFSDEPITSLIDPPMTTVAQPGYEMGKLSTNLLLQQIDLGDEEDIIVKREELRTELVIRESTRRKKS from the coding sequence ATGAAGTCAGCACAAATTACAATCAAAGATATAGCCAAAGCGCTGAAGATATCACCCTCTACGGTATCAAGAGCTCTTAAAGACCATCCTGACATTAGTCCGGCCACCAAACAGGCTGTTCGGGAACTTGCGCAGGAGCTTGATTATCAGCCTAATTCAGTTGCATTAAGTTTGCGCAAAAGCCGCACCCATACCATAGGCGTGGTAATTCCGCAGATTGTGCATCACTTTTTTTCAACTGTAATTGCAGGTATTGAAGATGTGGCCAATGATGCTGGATATCAGGTAATTATCTGTCAGTCGAATGAATCGTTTGAACGGGAAGTACTAAGTGTGCAGGCACTGATGGGCAGCCGCGTGGATGGCATGTTGGTTTCTGTTGCGCAGGATACAAGCGATACCCGCCATTTTCAGAATCTGATCAACAAGGGAGTACCCATTGTATTTTTCGATAGAATGGTGGATGGCCTGGAGGCCAGCTCCGTGGTGGTAGATGATTTTGGTGGAGCCTATCGTGCTACTGAACACCTAATCAGGGAAGGGCGTAAGAACATTGCGCACTTTGCAGGACCGGAAAACCTGATGATCAGCCACAGCAGAAAAGAAGGTTATCTGAAGGCCCTGGATGATTTTGGATTTACCGCAAATCCGGATTATGTGGTCAATGCCGGACTCACGATTGAAGAGGGCGGCAAGGCCATGCGGGAGCTGCTACAGAAAGGTATTAAACCAGATGCCATTTTTGCTGCTAACGATCCGCTGGCAATTGGCGCTATGAAAGCCCTGAAAGAAGCGGGATACAACATCCCGGAAGATGTCGCCATCATTGGATTCAGTGATGAGCCTATCACCTCACTGATTGATCCTCCCATGACAACAGTTGCACAGCCGGGTTATGAGATGGGCAAGCTCTCCACCAACCTGCTGCTCCAGCAGATTGATTTGGGCGACGAGGAAGACATTATTGTTAAGAGAGAGGAATTACGTACTGAATTAGTGATACGTGAGTCTACAAGGCGAAAAAAAAGTTAA